Proteins encoded in a region of the Isosphaeraceae bacterium EP7 genome:
- a CDS encoding S1 RNA-binding domain-containing protein codes for MAEPTRDQRTLQDAAIDSALEKSLGKPSAEGPLKKQWDDDLEAELEAAMAGFDAESLAVGGGQRRDRSERNGPDGKGQRGQEEQKGLRQGLVISIRGKSVFVDLGAKSEGVVPIDQFGENPPEVGSMIEVVPDRFDPAEGILLLSLKGASVSASWENLKKGLIVVAKVTKVNKGGLEVEVDGIRGFLPMGQIEIGRVEDATIYLNQKFKVLVTEANQREKNLVVSRREILEAERAEKREQTWKTLEEGQIHKGVVRSVKDFGAFVDIGGVDGLLHISDMSWVRLSDFQDLIKVGQEVEVKVLKVDRVTNKVSFGLKQLTASPWETVDERFSQGETVPGKVTRLMEFGAFVELEPGIEGLIHVTELSPTRVRKISDIVKPGQDVEVRILKIEPDAKKISLSLRPLPNAPVAAEPEEEEEELPAIPAKERKVPLKGGLTGPPA; via the coding sequence ATGGCTGAACCGACCCGCGACCAGCGCACACTCCAGGACGCAGCGATCGACTCGGCCCTGGAGAAATCCCTGGGCAAGCCCTCAGCCGAAGGCCCGCTCAAGAAGCAGTGGGACGACGACCTGGAGGCCGAGCTCGAGGCCGCCATGGCCGGCTTCGACGCCGAATCGCTCGCCGTCGGCGGCGGCCAGCGCCGCGACCGATCCGAGCGCAACGGCCCCGACGGCAAGGGCCAGCGAGGCCAGGAGGAGCAGAAGGGCCTGCGCCAGGGGCTGGTCATCAGCATCCGCGGCAAGAGCGTCTTCGTCGACCTGGGCGCCAAGAGCGAGGGCGTCGTCCCCATCGACCAGTTCGGCGAGAACCCGCCCGAAGTCGGCTCGATGATCGAGGTCGTCCCCGACCGCTTCGACCCCGCAGAAGGGATCCTCCTCCTCTCCCTCAAGGGGGCCTCAGTCTCCGCGAGCTGGGAGAATCTGAAGAAGGGCCTCATCGTCGTGGCCAAGGTCACGAAGGTGAACAAAGGGGGGCTCGAGGTCGAGGTCGACGGCATCCGCGGCTTCCTCCCCATGGGCCAGATCGAGATCGGTCGCGTCGAAGACGCCACGATCTACCTCAACCAGAAATTCAAGGTCCTCGTCACCGAGGCCAACCAGCGCGAGAAGAACCTCGTCGTCTCTCGCCGCGAGATCCTCGAGGCCGAACGCGCCGAGAAGCGCGAGCAGACCTGGAAGACCCTCGAAGAAGGCCAGATTCACAAGGGCGTCGTCCGCTCGGTCAAGGACTTCGGCGCCTTCGTCGACATCGGCGGCGTCGACGGCCTGCTGCACATCTCCGACATGAGCTGGGTCCGCCTCAGCGACTTCCAGGACCTGATCAAGGTCGGCCAGGAAGTCGAGGTCAAGGTCCTCAAGGTCGACCGAGTGACCAACAAGGTCAGCTTCGGCCTGAAGCAGCTCACGGCCAGCCCCTGGGAGACCGTCGACGAACGCTTCAGCCAGGGCGAGACCGTCCCCGGTAAGGTCACCCGCCTGATGGAGTTCGGCGCCTTCGTCGAGCTGGAGCCCGGCATCGAAGGCCTGATCCACGTCACCGAGCTCTCGCCGACCCGCGTCCGCAAGATCTCCGACATCGTCAAGCCCGGCCAGGACGTCGAGGTCCGGATCCTCAAGATCGAGCCCGACGCCAAGAAAATCTCCCTCTCCCTCCGCCCCCTGCCCAACGCCCCGGTGGCGGCAGAGCCCGAAGAAGAGGAAGAAGAGCTGCCGGCCATCCCGGCCAAGGAACGCAAGGTCCCGCTCAAGGGTGGCCTCACCGGCCCCCCCGCCTGA
- a CDS encoding phytase, translating to MPASLRSIVLCSSILMASQGEGRGQDFPTLTPSARVQTDPVPTEGDAADDPAIWIHPVDPARSLVLGTDKKGGLHSYSLDGHARQLVSPGSRPNNVDILYGFPIDGVKVDLAVASVGKGGNTAGVKLWRIDQSDGTMAEFAEGPTFRTFDCGDPYGLCTYLSPRDGSAYLFVSDRDGAIEQYRLDPPASPTQPPRATRVRAFRVGSQVEGIVTDRVLGKLFVAEENVGIWEYGAEPGDGAARKAVATVGEHGLTADVEGLALYYAPGGKGYLLASSQGSSTVNAYERSGAHAYVATIDPIAGATDDVAHTDGLDVTNERTSALFPRGVLVLQDGENDGRQNFKLFAWEDVAGHKLIVDTTISAR from the coding sequence ATGCCCGCGTCCTTACGATCCATCGTACTCTGCTCCTCGATCCTGATGGCATCCCAGGGCGAAGGCCGCGGGCAGGATTTTCCGACGCTAACCCCATCCGCCAGGGTTCAGACCGATCCCGTCCCCACCGAAGGGGACGCGGCCGATGACCCCGCAATCTGGATCCACCCAGTCGACCCCGCAAGAAGTCTCGTCCTGGGCACCGACAAGAAGGGGGGCCTCCACTCCTACTCCCTCGACGGCCACGCCCGCCAGCTCGTCTCGCCCGGGTCGAGGCCGAACAACGTCGACATCCTCTATGGATTTCCCATCGACGGGGTCAAGGTCGACCTCGCCGTCGCCAGCGTCGGCAAGGGGGGGAACACGGCGGGAGTCAAGCTCTGGCGCATCGATCAGTCGGACGGAACGATGGCCGAGTTCGCCGAAGGGCCGACCTTCAGGACCTTCGACTGCGGAGACCCCTACGGCCTCTGCACCTACCTCAGCCCTCGCGACGGTTCGGCCTATCTCTTCGTCAGTGATCGCGACGGCGCCATCGAACAGTACCGGCTCGACCCGCCCGCCAGCCCTACCCAGCCTCCCAGGGCGACCCGCGTCCGGGCCTTTCGCGTCGGCTCGCAGGTCGAAGGGATCGTCACCGACCGAGTGCTGGGCAAGCTGTTCGTGGCCGAGGAGAACGTCGGCATCTGGGAATACGGGGCCGAACCCGGCGACGGCGCCGCGAGGAAGGCCGTGGCAACAGTCGGCGAGCACGGCCTGACCGCAGACGTCGAGGGCCTCGCCCTCTACTACGCCCCCGGCGGAAAAGGTTACCTCCTCGCGTCGAGCCAGGGGAGCAGCACGGTCAACGCCTATGAGCGATCCGGCGCACATGCCTACGTCGCTACCATCGACCCGATCGCCGGAGCGACCGACGACGTCGCCCATACCGACGGCCTGGACGTGACCAACGAACGGACCTCGGCCCTCTTCCCCAGAGGCGTCCTCGTCCTCCAGGACGGCGAGAATGATGGCCGTCAGAACTTCAAGCTCTTCGCCTGGGAAGACGTCGCAGGCCATAAGCTGATTGTCGACACCACGATCTCGGCCCGCTGA
- a CDS encoding heparan-alpha-glucosaminide N-acetyltransferase domain-containing protein has product MSETMTDPYPLTDAPVAPAPGRLRSLDAFRGLTLAGMILVNNSGSGTKYAPLGHADWHGWTPTDLVFPFFVFIMGVSIAFALARRLDSGAGLGKVLLKIVWRAVAIFGLGLLLNWFPFKEPFAELRIPGVLQRIAVCYLFAALIFLATGPRAQLALIFALLVGYWAALTRIPVPGYELGDLSLEGNVAAYYDKLLLTPAHLYKATYDPEGILSTLPALATALIGTLTGRWLRGPKSMGEKCAGMFVVATPLVIAGLAWNEVFPINKALWTGPFVLLTAGLALHLLGIFYWVIDIQGWRKWATPLVVFGVNPIAAYVLSGIGGQLLRMSPSPSGEGNLRQWIYSRGFESWLTPINASLGWAVAYVLFWLLVMTFFYRKNIIIRL; this is encoded by the coding sequence ATGTCGGAGACGATGACGGACCCTTACCCGCTGACGGATGCCCCCGTCGCGCCGGCCCCCGGGCGACTCCGCTCGCTCGACGCCTTCCGCGGCTTGACGCTCGCCGGCATGATCCTGGTCAACAACTCGGGCTCGGGCACGAAATACGCCCCGCTTGGCCACGCCGACTGGCACGGCTGGACCCCCACCGACCTGGTCTTCCCCTTCTTCGTCTTCATCATGGGCGTCTCGATCGCCTTCGCCCTGGCCAGGCGGCTCGACTCAGGCGCGGGGCTGGGGAAGGTCCTGCTCAAGATCGTCTGGCGGGCCGTCGCCATCTTCGGCCTGGGCTTGCTGCTCAACTGGTTCCCGTTCAAGGAGCCGTTCGCCGAGCTGCGCATCCCGGGCGTCCTCCAGCGCATCGCCGTCTGCTACCTGTTCGCCGCCCTCATCTTCCTGGCCACCGGGCCCAGGGCGCAGCTCGCCCTGATTTTCGCCCTGCTCGTCGGCTACTGGGCCGCCCTGACCCGGATCCCCGTCCCCGGCTATGAGCTGGGCGACCTGAGCCTCGAAGGGAACGTCGCCGCCTACTACGACAAGCTCCTGCTCACCCCGGCGCACCTGTACAAGGCGACGTACGACCCCGAGGGGATCCTCAGCACGCTCCCGGCCCTGGCCACCGCGCTCATCGGCACTCTGACGGGCCGCTGGCTGCGTGGGCCCAAATCGATGGGCGAGAAATGCGCCGGGATGTTCGTCGTGGCCACTCCGCTGGTCATCGCCGGGCTCGCCTGGAACGAGGTCTTCCCGATCAACAAGGCGCTCTGGACCGGCCCGTTCGTCCTGCTGACCGCCGGCTTGGCGTTGCACCTGCTGGGCATCTTCTACTGGGTCATCGACATCCAGGGGTGGCGCAAGTGGGCCACGCCACTCGTCGTCTTCGGCGTCAACCCGATCGCCGCCTACGTCCTCTCCGGGATCGGCGGGCAGCTCCTGCGGATGTCCCCCTCCCCCAGCGGCGAGGGTAACCTGCGCCAATGGATCTACAGCCGGGGGTTCGAGAGCTGGCTGACGCCCATCAACGCGTCATTGGGCTGGGCCGTCGCCTACGTCCTCTTCTGGCTGCTGGTGATGACCTTCTTCTACCGCAAGAACATCATCATCCGACTCTGA
- a CDS encoding glycosyltransferase family 4 protein — protein sequence MKFCMVTTFFGAHSFGGDAAYVDRLSRALCRRGHEVHVYHCVDSFNAVRGNHPLRPYEPPPGLHVHPLESRFGVFSPLATQVTGQPIFKSEELKAALHAPDTDVVHFHNISLVGGPGVLSMGSNAIRLMTAHEHWLTCPMHLLWKYDSKRCDKAECIRCTLAGGRPPQAWRYTGAIPRALRELDALIFPSKHALEEHRSRGIEAPMMHLPYFLPDDWSAGIEDDEPTPSPTGRPYLAAAGRLVKMKGFQRLIPIMRLLPEVDLRIAGTGPYEETLRKLADGLPNVHFEGLLGGQGLAKLFQGARAVVVPSLFPETFGYVVLEAFAVRTPVVVHLGGGALAETGVASGGGLGYWSDAEMLLALRRIVHDDELREHLADRGYRMRTTEWSETAHLDRYFALIHGLRPGRAIPAPHTNVVNQGKTPAARAIQTRG from the coding sequence TTGAAATTCTGCATGGTCACCACGTTCTTCGGCGCCCACAGCTTCGGCGGGGACGCAGCCTACGTCGACCGCCTGTCCCGCGCGCTCTGCCGCCGCGGCCATGAGGTGCACGTCTACCACTGCGTCGACTCGTTCAATGCCGTGCGCGGGAACCACCCGCTCAGGCCGTATGAGCCCCCCCCCGGCTTGCATGTCCACCCGCTGGAGAGCCGCTTCGGCGTGTTCTCGCCGCTGGCGACGCAGGTCACAGGCCAGCCCATCTTCAAGTCCGAAGAGCTGAAGGCCGCGCTCCATGCGCCCGACACCGACGTCGTCCACTTTCACAATATCTCGCTGGTGGGCGGGCCCGGTGTGCTGTCGATGGGCTCGAATGCCATCCGACTGATGACGGCTCACGAGCACTGGCTCACTTGCCCGATGCACCTGCTCTGGAAGTACGACTCGAAGCGGTGCGACAAGGCTGAATGCATCCGCTGCACGCTCGCAGGCGGCCGGCCGCCTCAGGCCTGGCGCTACACCGGGGCCATCCCCAGGGCTCTCAGGGAGCTGGATGCCCTGATCTTCCCCAGCAAGCACGCGCTGGAGGAGCACCGGAGCCGGGGGATCGAGGCCCCAATGATGCACCTGCCTTACTTCCTGCCCGACGACTGGTCGGCCGGGATCGAGGACGACGAGCCCACCCCTTCCCCGACGGGCCGGCCCTACCTGGCCGCCGCCGGCCGCCTGGTGAAGATGAAGGGGTTCCAGCGCCTGATCCCGATCATGAGGCTGCTGCCCGAGGTCGACCTGCGCATCGCCGGCACCGGCCCCTACGAGGAAACCTTGCGCAAGCTGGCCGACGGCCTGCCCAACGTCCACTTTGAGGGGCTTCTCGGGGGCCAGGGACTGGCCAAGCTGTTCCAGGGGGCTCGGGCCGTCGTCGTCCCCTCGCTGTTCCCCGAGACGTTCGGCTATGTGGTCCTGGAGGCGTTTGCTGTCCGGACTCCGGTGGTCGTCCACCTCGGCGGAGGTGCACTGGCCGAGACGGGGGTTGCCAGCGGCGGAGGACTGGGCTACTGGTCCGACGCCGAGATGCTGCTGGCCCTGCGGCGGATCGTGCACGACGACGAGCTGCGCGAGCACCTGGCCGATCGGGGCTATCGGATGCGTACGACCGAATGGTCGGAAACCGCGCACCTCGACCGCTATTTCGCCCTGATCCACGGGCTGCGGCCCGGCCGGGCGATCCCGGCGCCCCACACGAACGTCGTCAACCAAGGCAAGACGCCCGCCGCTCGGGCCATTCAAACGCGGGGCTGA
- a CDS encoding heparan-alpha-glucosaminide N-acetyltransferase domain-containing protein encodes MIGGEMRSRRERDEAGGAGRGRIESLDQFRGYTVAGMLLVNFAGGYQAVPAVLKHHNTYCSYADTIMPQFFFAVGFAFRMTLLRRLTRDGGEGAWRHAIVRNLWLILSGLVFYNLDGNYKSWEQLRELGVFGVVAGAFQREPFQTLVHIGIASLWCLPAMAAGPLPRLGFLAFTTLLHLGLSAWFYDHYAWNRPVIDGGPLGFLSWSIPLLIGSLSYDLMKIEGRRWPVARLAVWSLPPMAIGYGLSCLGTDGVAASPPFWPPTTARTIWTMSQRTGSVSYMLFSSGFSLLIYSGFVLACDVGRLRFWLFDVLGKHALAAYLIHGTVGRAIQPFVPKDSPAWYLVCGLVVLYALTAAFVRQIGKGSI; translated from the coding sequence ATGATCGGGGGCGAGATGCGATCCAGGCGCGAGCGAGACGAGGCGGGCGGCGCGGGCCGCGGGCGGATCGAGTCGCTCGACCAGTTCCGGGGGTACACGGTGGCCGGCATGCTGCTGGTCAACTTCGCGGGGGGATATCAGGCGGTCCCGGCCGTCCTGAAGCATCACAACACGTATTGCAGTTATGCCGACACGATCATGCCTCAGTTCTTCTTCGCGGTGGGGTTCGCGTTCCGCATGACCCTGCTGCGACGGCTGACCCGCGACGGCGGGGAGGGCGCATGGAGGCACGCGATCGTGCGGAATCTCTGGCTGATCCTGAGCGGCCTGGTCTTCTACAACCTGGACGGCAACTACAAGAGCTGGGAGCAGCTGCGGGAGCTCGGGGTATTCGGGGTCGTGGCGGGGGCGTTCCAGCGCGAGCCGTTCCAGACGCTCGTGCACATCGGCATCGCGTCGCTCTGGTGCCTGCCGGCGATGGCGGCGGGCCCCCTGCCCAGGCTGGGGTTCCTGGCGTTCACGACGCTGCTGCACCTCGGGCTCTCGGCCTGGTTCTACGACCACTACGCCTGGAACCGGCCGGTGATCGACGGCGGCCCGCTGGGGTTCCTGAGCTGGTCGATCCCACTGCTGATCGGCTCGCTGTCGTATGACCTGATGAAGATCGAAGGCCGGCGCTGGCCGGTGGCGCGGCTGGCGGTCTGGTCGCTGCCGCCGATGGCGATCGGCTACGGCCTGTCGTGCCTGGGGACGGATGGCGTGGCGGCCTCTCCGCCGTTCTGGCCGCCGACGACCGCTCGGACGATCTGGACGATGAGCCAGCGCACCGGCAGCGTGAGCTACATGCTCTTCAGTTCCGGATTCTCGCTGCTCATCTACTCGGGGTTCGTGCTGGCCTGCGACGTCGGGCGCCTGCGGTTCTGGTTGTTCGACGTGCTTGGCAAGCATGCCCTGGCCGCATACCTGATCCACGGGACGGTCGGCCGAGCCATCCAGCCGTTCGTACCCAAGGACTCCCCCGCCTGGTACCTGGTCTGTGGCCTCGTCGTGCTGTATGCGCTGACGGCGGCATTCGTCAGGCAGATTGGAAAGGGCTCGATCTGA
- a CDS encoding alpha/beta fold hydrolase yields MDATEMNRRTLARGAFAGALAASASPALAQDFGKFLERTARESLRKGLEPQAIERAFAGSRSGEPVPFRTADGWTLVAHRYKPTGQPRAAAPIVLCHGLTYNALFWDLDPACSPARHLAAAGYDVWSVNLRGCGLSQKWVWKLENAPTQLLGAAMRTVTKGKMAPTGYATVDPKFASWTLDDHIIRDVPAIVGHVRRVTGAPDVTWFGHSMGGIVAIAALSRYQNPGIGRLVAVGSQVTMPDGQIAGQYLNSILTGRELQLAGQLDAATALQAGEAAAQNMFFNIRNIDTKVYEALTGWATDVPSIGVMRQYMTLSSRGELLDARGQTSYARNLANLTVPALFACGAADRFAPPRVQQQLHAGAGSADKTLLIIGRAQGYQVDAGHDDALVGLNSRQQVYPTIERWIADRS; encoded by the coding sequence ATGGACGCGACCGAGATGAACAGGCGGACCCTCGCCCGTGGAGCCTTCGCCGGAGCCCTTGCCGCCTCGGCGAGCCCGGCCTTGGCCCAGGATTTCGGCAAATTCCTGGAGCGGACCGCCCGAGAGTCCCTCCGCAAAGGGCTCGAGCCCCAGGCAATTGAGCGAGCCTTCGCCGGCAGCCGGTCGGGCGAACCCGTCCCCTTCCGGACGGCCGACGGCTGGACCCTGGTCGCGCATCGCTACAAGCCGACGGGGCAGCCCAGGGCCGCCGCCCCCATCGTCCTCTGCCACGGACTGACGTACAACGCCCTCTTCTGGGACCTCGACCCCGCATGTAGTCCTGCACGCCATTTGGCCGCCGCCGGCTACGACGTCTGGTCGGTGAACCTGCGCGGCTGCGGGCTCAGCCAGAAGTGGGTCTGGAAGCTGGAGAACGCCCCCACTCAACTGCTGGGCGCCGCCATGCGGACGGTGACCAAGGGCAAGATGGCCCCGACCGGATACGCGACGGTCGACCCCAAGTTCGCCAGCTGGACCCTCGACGACCACATCATCCGCGACGTCCCCGCCATCGTCGGCCACGTCCGCCGCGTCACAGGTGCCCCCGACGTCACCTGGTTCGGCCACTCGATGGGGGGCATCGTCGCCATCGCCGCGCTCAGCCGCTACCAGAATCCCGGGATCGGCCGCCTGGTGGCCGTCGGCAGCCAGGTCACCATGCCCGACGGCCAGATCGCCGGCCAGTACTTGAACTCGATCCTGACCGGCCGCGAACTCCAGCTCGCCGGCCAGCTCGACGCCGCGACCGCCCTCCAGGCCGGCGAGGCGGCCGCCCAGAACATGTTCTTCAACATCCGCAACATCGACACCAAGGTCTACGAGGCCCTCACCGGCTGGGCCACCGACGTCCCGTCGATCGGGGTCATGCGCCAGTACATGACGCTCTCAAGCCGGGGCGAGCTGCTCGACGCCCGTGGCCAGACCAGCTACGCCCGCAACCTGGCCAACCTCACCGTCCCGGCCCTCTTCGCCTGCGGAGCCGCCGACCGCTTCGCCCCGCCTCGGGTCCAGCAGCAGCTCCACGCCGGTGCCGGCTCCGCCGACAAGACCCTCCTCATCATCGGCCGGGCCCAGGGCTATCAAGTCGACGCAGGCCACGACGACGCTCTCGTCGGCCTCAACTCCCGCCAGCAGGTCTACCCCACCATCGAGCGCTGGATCGCCGATCGATCGTGA
- a CDS encoding multiheme c-type cytochrome, whose amino-acid sequence MSKPLRIARGMLTLAVLGGLAALAWKTLQVKEPAQPENPSLIRTHAAFEQGNPEEALRWVEDALKLQPDNDQAKALRHDLRVRTRADEISPTNANAGTSLSAAPRFGADEDVLPSDPKARARAHLVAGRPELAKADLDGDASKADPEASWLLSRAALQLGDLPGAFAAWEHAKGFAKDDPMTREPAPFAGEASCASCHADIHRRQRSSRHAKTLRSGDDLATVGWPKGPQPDAGVAGFTHTFERDGDRITLETTLPGNAAASRRYDIEYAIGSGHRSVSFIARLPDGSFSVPRISLFHGDSIVGLTPSAATSPTFLPDYFGRALPAEQLRGCLGCHTTALRASADRTTLVTTDRGIGCERCHGPGQNHIKAIALEFPDLAIARPKSASAEQVVALCGECHSPSPGHPISPDDPIYVRMQAITLPLSRCYTESPGKLSCVACHDPHSNVETSAQSYEARCLACHASSQPERPGTRAAKTECPISPAKDCLGCHMPKQEIASEKASFSDHHIRVHASKKRP is encoded by the coding sequence ATGTCCAAGCCGTTGCGCATCGCGAGGGGGATGCTGACGCTCGCCGTCCTCGGCGGCCTGGCCGCCCTGGCCTGGAAGACGCTTCAGGTCAAGGAGCCCGCCCAGCCCGAGAACCCTTCGCTCATCAGGACGCACGCCGCCTTCGAGCAAGGGAATCCGGAAGAAGCCCTGCGCTGGGTCGAGGACGCCCTCAAGTTGCAGCCCGATAACGACCAGGCGAAAGCCTTGCGCCACGACCTCCGCGTCAGGACCCGGGCCGACGAAATCAGCCCCACGAACGCGAACGCGGGAACATCGCTCTCGGCCGCTCCGCGGTTCGGGGCCGATGAGGATGTCCTCCCGTCCGATCCCAAAGCCCGGGCGAGAGCCCACCTCGTCGCGGGGCGTCCCGAGCTTGCGAAGGCCGACCTGGACGGCGACGCCTCGAAGGCCGACCCCGAAGCGAGCTGGCTCCTCAGCCGGGCCGCGCTCCAGCTCGGCGATCTGCCTGGGGCGTTCGCGGCCTGGGAACATGCGAAAGGGTTCGCCAAAGACGACCCGATGACCCGCGAGCCCGCCCCCTTCGCAGGCGAGGCCAGCTGCGCCTCCTGCCACGCCGACATCCATCGACGCCAGAGGTCGAGCCGGCACGCCAAGACGCTGCGAAGCGGCGACGACCTGGCGACGGTCGGCTGGCCCAAGGGTCCGCAGCCCGATGCCGGCGTGGCCGGGTTCACGCACACGTTCGAACGCGACGGCGACCGGATCACGCTGGAGACCACGCTGCCGGGAAACGCCGCGGCCTCTCGGCGATACGACATCGAATACGCCATCGGCTCGGGTCACCGCAGCGTCAGCTTCATCGCCCGACTCCCGGACGGCTCGTTCTCCGTCCCTCGCATCTCGCTCTTTCACGGCGACTCGATCGTGGGTCTGACCCCCTCGGCCGCGACAAGCCCGACGTTCCTCCCCGACTATTTCGGGCGAGCCCTCCCGGCCGAGCAATTGAGGGGCTGCCTGGGCTGCCATACGACCGCCTTGCGGGCCTCGGCCGACCGGACCACGCTGGTCACGACCGATCGGGGCATCGGCTGCGAGCGGTGCCACGGGCCGGGGCAGAATCACATCAAGGCCATCGCCCTCGAATTTCCCGACCTGGCCATCGCACGCCCCAAGTCTGCGTCGGCAGAGCAAGTCGTCGCCCTCTGCGGTGAATGCCACAGCCCCTCGCCGGGACATCCCATCTCCCCCGACGACCCCATCTACGTCCGGATGCAGGCGATCACCCTCCCCCTGAGCCGTTGCTACACCGAGAGCCCTGGGAAGCTCAGCTGCGTCGCCTGCCACGACCCTCATTCCAACGTCGAGACATCGGCCCAGTCCTACGAAGCTCGCTGCCTGGCCTGCCATGCGAGTTCACAACCGGAGCGTCCCGGGACGCGTGCAGCGAAGACCGAATGCCCGATCTCGCCCGCCAAGGATTGCCTGGGCTGCCACATGCCCAAACAGGAAATCGCCTCGGAGAAGGCCTCGTTCAGCGACCACCACATCCGGGTGCACGCCTCGAAGAAACGCCCCTGA
- a CDS encoding DUF1559 domain-containing protein: protein MSNPRRRGFTLIELLVVISIIAVLIALLLPAVQSAREAARRIQCVNNMKQLGLAVMNYESANGALPPQQTMKIIGNAQPTEYTSWGVSARLAPFMEMGPLYNAMNFSLKYSDATNTTVSYIQVKYLLCPSETNTVPPDATKPFGVSNYGWSVGDWYVFGGGGSAPNRSAFGVNVSRSLAAFSDGLSNTLLSAEVKANQPLYKSCSTPTGISPNIYPDTASTPAFIAQNYTGGCKSDLGHVKWSIGSACYDGFTTALPPNFRMLVGTPQMDIDYDTADENNGGPTYAAITSRSYHPGGVNTLFGDGSVRFIKSTVNGGTWRALGTLAGGEVISADSY from the coding sequence ATGAGCAACCCCCGTCGCCGCGGCTTCACCCTCATCGAGTTGCTGGTTGTCATCTCAATCATCGCCGTCCTGATCGCTCTGCTGCTCCCCGCAGTGCAGAGCGCCCGCGAGGCCGCCAGGCGCATCCAGTGCGTCAACAACATGAAGCAGTTGGGCCTCGCGGTGATGAACTACGAGAGCGCCAACGGAGCCCTGCCTCCCCAGCAGACGATGAAGATCATCGGCAACGCCCAGCCAACCGAGTACACCTCGTGGGGTGTCAGCGCCAGGCTCGCCCCGTTCATGGAGATGGGGCCGCTCTATAACGCCATGAACTTCAGCCTCAAGTACAGCGACGCGACAAACACGACCGTCAGCTACATCCAGGTCAAATATCTGCTCTGCCCCAGCGAGACCAACACCGTCCCCCCCGACGCCACCAAGCCCTTCGGCGTCTCGAATTACGGCTGGTCGGTTGGCGACTGGTACGTCTTCGGCGGCGGCGGATCGGCCCCCAATCGCAGCGCTTTCGGCGTCAACGTCAGCCGCAGTCTGGCCGCCTTCTCCGACGGCCTGAGCAACACCCTGCTCTCCGCCGAGGTGAAGGCCAACCAGCCCCTCTACAAGTCGTGCTCGACCCCCACGGGAATCAGCCCCAACATCTACCCGGACACCGCGAGCACCCCCGCGTTCATCGCCCAGAACTACACCGGCGGCTGCAAGTCCGATCTCGGCCACGTCAAGTGGTCCATCGGATCGGCCTGCTACGATGGGTTCACCACGGCCCTCCCGCCAAACTTCCGGATGCTCGTCGGCACGCCCCAGATGGACATCGATTACGACACCGCCGACGAGAACAACGGAGGCCCGACCTACGCGGCCATCACCTCGCGAAGCTACCATCCGGGGGGTGTCAACACGCTCTTCGGCGACGGCAGCGTCCGATTCATCAAGTCGACCGTCAACGGCGGCACGTGGCGGGCACTCGGTACCCTCGCCGGCGGCGAGGTCATCTCGGCCGACTCCTACTGA
- a CDS encoding SDR family oxidoreductase: MALNPIRELAGLRVAVLGATSGIGRSVALALAEAGADVIVHGRSSKDAAYQVAQEVQSLGGRSKVIMADLADRGAGDRLVEQAWGTWNGLDAWLHIAGADTLTGEAASMSFDAKLDLLWAVDVVATIRLCRDVGRRMQHQGSGSIVTMGWDQAETGMEGDSGELFAATKGAILAFTRSLALSLAPTVRVNALAPGWIKTSWGEGASDTWQRRVLRETPLARWGRPEDVARVARFLVGPESNFMTGQALRINGGAIR, from the coding sequence ATGGCCCTGAATCCGATCCGCGAGCTGGCCGGCCTTCGCGTCGCCGTTCTGGGAGCCACCTCGGGAATTGGCCGTTCGGTGGCACTTGCTCTGGCCGAGGCCGGCGCCGACGTGATCGTGCACGGCCGGTCTTCGAAGGATGCCGCCTATCAGGTGGCTCAAGAGGTTCAGTCCTTGGGCGGTCGATCGAAGGTGATCATGGCCGACCTGGCCGATCGCGGGGCCGGTGACCGGCTCGTGGAGCAGGCCTGGGGCACCTGGAATGGGCTGGACGCCTGGCTGCACATTGCCGGTGCCGACACACTGACAGGCGAGGCCGCGTCGATGTCGTTCGACGCCAAGCTCGACCTGCTCTGGGCCGTCGACGTCGTCGCGACGATTCGACTTTGCCGCGACGTCGGCCGCCGGATGCAGCATCAAGGGTCGGGCTCCATCGTCACGATGGGCTGGGACCAGGCCGAGACCGGCATGGAAGGGGACTCCGGCGAGCTCTTCGCCGCCACGAAAGGGGCGATCCTCGCGTTCACTCGCAGCCTGGCCCTTAGCCTGGCCCCAACCGTCAGGGTGAACGCGCTGGCCCCGGGCTGGATCAAGACCTCGTGGGGGGAAGGGGCCTCCGACACCTGGCAGCGACGCGTCCTTCGAGAGACCCCGCTCGCCCGCTGGGGCCGGCCCGAGGACGTCGCGCGGGTCGCTCGCTTTCTGGTCGGCCCCGAATCTAACTTCATGACAGGCCAGGCCTTGCGAATCAACGGCGGTGCCATTCGCTGA